A window of the Candidatus Dadabacteria bacterium genome harbors these coding sequences:
- a CDS encoding alpha/beta hydrolase codes for MKYVEQELISVPVGKRKVNALYYRALNNDSEKRKTIIIHVHGFLGNFLDGSQRFLPPILAKAGYSSIAINTRLANFGLFFGFGIVDDTISQIDGVVRYLGEIGYEKIIVSGYSLGGGVILRYLSVKSRQQDSDESELLKGVIALATPYSIPDSIRRRWNKWESQPSYDEVYEEAKIILGDNPHDSKQDRTILIFRARGNSYRPEHTEIYTYKTWWFLAGPEAEAVKSHEQIKNIKLPILLMQGWNDEFVKPGETHNLAQIAIDNGNDDVSAYYLNTGHTLDGKEEEMGDIIIRWLDRRFI; via the coding sequence ATGAAATATGTAGAGCAGGAACTGATTTCCGTACCGGTCGGGAAAAGAAAGGTTAACGCCCTCTACTACAGAGCGCTTAATAACGACTCCGAAAAAAGAAAGACTATAATTATCCATGTTCATGGGTTTTTAGGGAACTTTCTTGACGGAAGCCAGAGATTCTTACCGCCGATCCTCGCCAAGGCAGGCTATTCGTCTATTGCAATAAATACCAGACTGGCCAATTTCGGGCTTTTCTTCGGCTTTGGAATAGTGGACGACACTATTTCGCAGATAGACGGCGTAGTGAGATATTTGGGAGAAATCGGTTACGAGAAAATCATTGTTTCCGGTTACAGCCTGGGTGGAGGAGTGATTCTCAGGTATCTCTCCGTAAAAAGCCGCCAACAGGATTCCGACGAGTCGGAGCTGCTAAAGGGTGTGATTGCCCTCGCTACTCCTTATTCTATCCCGGACTCGATAAGAAGAAGATGGAATAAGTGGGAAAGCCAGCCTTCTTACGATGAGGTATACGAGGAAGCGAAGATAATACTTGGCGATAATCCCCATGATTCAAAGCAAGATAGAACGATTCTTATTTTCAGAGCCAGAGGAAACTCCTACCGGCCGGAGCACACCGAAATATATACTTACAAGACGTGGTGGTTTCTCGCCGGTCCGGAGGCAGAGGCCGTAAAAAGCCACGAGCAAATAAAGAACATAAAACTGCCGATTCTTCTCATGCAGGGATGGAACGATGAGTTCGTAAAACCCGGTGAGACCCATAATCTTGCGCAAATAGCCATAGATAACGGAAATGACGATGTTTCCGCATATTATCTCAATACCGGCCATACCCTCGACGGAAAGGAAGAGGAAATGGGCGATATTATAATAAGATGGCTTGACAGAAGATTCATCTGA
- the nth gene encoding endonuclease III produces MNTQDVKKKARKILQFLKKTYPDAKCHLAFKNASELLVGSILSAQCTDKRVNMITPGLFKKYPDLGAFSGASEEELQNDVRSTGFYRNKAKAIINCSREIIQKHEGKVPCEMEELVKLPGVGRKTANVIIGNYFRKPGIIVDTHIMRLSRRLGLTSNSDPVKIEFDLRECIPEKDWTFFSNSLGDHGRNVCKARKPLCSKCGISHVCLYFEELYAS; encoded by the coding sequence ATGAATACCCAAGATGTAAAAAAGAAAGCACGGAAGATTCTTCAATTTCTGAAGAAAACCTATCCAGACGCAAAATGTCATCTAGCTTTTAAGAACGCATCGGAGCTTCTGGTCGGATCTATTCTCTCCGCCCAGTGTACGGATAAACGAGTAAATATGATAACTCCGGGACTTTTCAAGAAGTACCCGGACCTAGGGGCATTTTCCGGTGCATCAGAGGAGGAACTCCAAAACGATGTGAGATCAACGGGTTTTTACAGAAATAAGGCAAAAGCGATAATAAACTGTTCCAGGGAGATAATACAAAAACACGAGGGAAAGGTCCCTTGTGAGATGGAAGAGCTAGTCAAACTTCCAGGAGTCGGAAGGAAGACGGCAAATGTTATAATCGGCAATTATTTCAGAAAACCCGGAATAATAGTTGACACCCATATAATGAGGTTAAGCCGCCGACTTGGTCTTACCTCGAATTCCGATCCCGTTAAGATTGAATTTGATCTTAGAGAGTGCATTCCGGAAAAAGACTGGACGTTTTTTTCAAATTCCCTGGGTGACCATGGGAGAAATGTCTGCAAGGCGAGAAAGCCCTTATGTTCAAAGTGCGGAATATCCCACGTATGCCTGTATTTCGAGGAGCTTTACGCATCGTGA
- the secG gene encoding preprotein translocase subunit SecG has protein sequence MEFLIPSVKIIHIVVSILLVLIILLQPSKSADIGSMFGGGSSESLFGSSGAMPFLVKMTRLFGLIFVITSLFLGYTSVKSISGSVVEKSPIEMFEETSPPVEEPLEPSQEGE, from the coding sequence TTGGAGTTCTTAATACCGTCGGTGAAAATTATTCATATTGTTGTCAGCATCCTTCTTGTACTGATCATACTGCTTCAGCCGAGCAAGTCCGCGGACATAGGTTCAATGTTTGGAGGCGGAAGTTCGGAGTCGCTCTTTGGTTCGAGCGGTGCAATGCCTTTTCTTGTGAAGATGACCAGGCTCTTTGGGCTCATATTCGTAATTACCTCGCTTTTTCTAGGTTACACTTCCGTAAAATCAATATCGGGTTCGGTGGTGGAGAAATCACCGATTGAAATGTTTGAAGAAACCTCTCCGCCTGTTGAAGAACCTTTGGAACCTTCTCAGGAAGGAGAATGA
- the tpiA gene encoding triose-phosphate isomerase produces the protein MDKKLVVGNWKMNLLREEALELSGAIVSLLGEGYDACQVVLVPPYTVLDMVGRRISGSNIDLGAQNVFGRIKGAFTGEISAPMLLDAGCNWVIIGHSERRHILGETDEQIREKLLLSISCGLKIILCVGETEVQREEAIRGSEDISSRKELLFSTTKTQIENALHDLDEERISDIVIAYEPVWAIGTGKNATSSEIAEVHGYIRELLTEMFPSLGGSVKILYGGSVKTGNIEEIMSVDEVDGVLVGGASLSADSFFRIIKSVGG, from the coding sequence ATGGATAAAAAGCTTGTCGTTGGAAACTGGAAAATGAATTTGCTTCGGGAGGAAGCACTGGAATTATCCGGTGCAATAGTCAGCCTGCTTGGAGAAGGCTACGACGCATGTCAGGTAGTGCTTGTGCCTCCCTATACGGTTCTCGACATGGTAGGGAGACGCATCTCGGGTTCAAACATAGATCTTGGGGCTCAAAACGTTTTCGGCAGGATAAAAGGGGCGTTCACTGGTGAGATTTCCGCGCCGATGCTTTTAGACGCCGGATGCAATTGGGTTATTATTGGCCATTCGGAGAGAAGGCACATCCTCGGGGAAACTGATGAACAAATCCGTGAAAAACTTCTGCTATCAATCTCCTGCGGGTTGAAAATAATTCTCTGCGTGGGAGAAACCGAAGTCCAGAGGGAAGAAGCAATCCGTGGAAGTGAAGACATTTCGTCGAGAAAAGAACTGCTTTTCTCGACGACAAAGACCCAGATAGAAAATGCGCTGCATGATCTGGATGAGGAACGGATTTCAGATATCGTCATAGCATACGAGCCGGTCTGGGCCATAGGAACGGGGAAAAATGCCACTTCTTCGGAAATAGCTGAGGTTCACGGATATATACGGGAGCTTTTAACTGAGATGTTCCCCAGTTTAGGCGGTAGTGTGAAAATTTTATATGGCGGAAGCGTCAAAACGGGTAATATAGAAGAGATAATGTCTGTTGATGAAGTTGACGGGGTTCTGGTTGGAGGAGCAAGTCTTTCAGCTGACTCTTTTTTTAGAATAATAAAGTCCGTGGGGGGTTAG
- a CDS encoding pyridoxal phosphate-dependent aminotransferase, producing the protein MISDLVKNIEPFYVMDILERAKRLEDEGRDVIHFEVGEPDFNTPDEICSTAVKWIEEGYTKYTSSLGIDELRQSVAEDYSRTYGIEVGYERVIITIGSSPALLLAMLTVLNPGDEILITDPHYACYPQIISVARGVAKKIPVYERDGYQVDPGEIRKNIGKKTKAILVNSPANPTGAVMDREVLRELSEMGLFVISDEIYHGLVYGARVNSILEFTDNAIAINGFAKFYSMTGWRLGYMIVPEDLVRYVQKLQQNLFISAGSFVQKAGVAAIEEVKKGGRSETMVTEFDRRRKEMIKGLSSVGFDISVEPKGAFYVFVNSSRWSRDSWSLAFDILENCHVGVTPGIDFSDRGRDYLRFSYTTSVDSIREGIRRLGQFLG; encoded by the coding sequence ATGATTTCAGATTTGGTTAAAAACATAGAACCTTTCTACGTAATGGACATCCTCGAGAGGGCAAAGCGCCTTGAGGATGAAGGTCGAGACGTGATACATTTCGAGGTTGGAGAACCTGATTTCAATACTCCCGATGAAATATGTTCTACTGCCGTGAAATGGATAGAAGAGGGTTACACCAAGTACACAAGCAGTCTTGGGATTGATGAGCTCCGCCAGAGCGTCGCGGAGGATTACAGCCGTACTTATGGAATAGAGGTGGGGTATGAAAGGGTAATAATAACTATAGGCAGTTCCCCGGCGCTCTTGCTGGCAATGCTGACAGTTCTTAACCCCGGGGATGAAATATTGATAACGGACCCGCATTACGCGTGTTATCCGCAGATAATAAGCGTTGCGAGAGGAGTCGCAAAGAAAATACCTGTTTACGAAAGGGACGGTTACCAGGTTGACCCTGGGGAAATCAGAAAGAATATCGGCAAAAAGACAAAAGCTATTCTGGTAAATTCTCCCGCGAATCCCACCGGGGCGGTTATGGACAGAGAAGTTCTCCGGGAACTGTCCGAGATGGGTCTTTTTGTGATTTCAGATGAAATCTACCACGGTCTTGTCTATGGCGCGCGCGTTAACTCCATTCTGGAATTCACTGACAACGCCATAGCGATAAACGGCTTCGCTAAATTCTACTCCATGACAGGTTGGCGTCTTGGTTACATGATAGTTCCAGAAGACCTTGTAAGGTACGTGCAGAAGCTTCAGCAGAATCTCTTTATTTCCGCCGGATCTTTTGTTCAGAAAGCAGGAGTTGCCGCTATTGAAGAAGTGAAGAAGGGTGGGCGAAGCGAGACAATGGTGACTGAGTTTGACAGAAGAAGGAAGGAGATGATAAAAGGACTTTCCTCGGTTGGATTTGATATTTCGGTTGAACCCAAGGGGGCGTTCTACGTTTTCGTGAATTCCTCTCGATGGAGCCGAGACTCCTGGAGCCTCGCATTTGATATTCTTGAGAACTGCCACGTGGGCGTAACTCCCGGAATAGACTTCAGCGACAGGGGAAGGGATTATCTCAGGTTTTCCTATACGACGTCGGTTGACTCCATACGGGAGGGAATAAGAAGACTGGGTCAATTTTTGGGTTAA
- the def gene encoding peptide deformylase, whose amino-acid sequence MPLLDILVYPAPELKRKSLPVEELGEGLERLLDDMTETLRDADGVGLAAPQVGRNIRALVVDVPLPESEEREFYELINPEIVSSQGFQVGEEGCLSVPGFFADVRRKNRVRVSALNRKGKRFTIDADGMLSRVLQHEIDHLDGILFFDRLRRLKKDLLVKQINQRFGSIQD is encoded by the coding sequence ATGCCTTTGCTTGATATCCTTGTTTATCCCGCCCCTGAGTTAAAGAGAAAATCCCTGCCCGTGGAGGAGTTAGGTGAGGGCCTTGAACGTCTTTTGGATGATATGACGGAGACGCTCCGCGATGCAGATGGCGTCGGACTTGCGGCTCCACAGGTCGGTAGGAATATCCGGGCCCTGGTAGTTGATGTACCTTTACCTGAGAGTGAAGAAAGGGAGTTCTACGAGCTTATAAATCCCGAGATTGTTTCCTCTCAAGGGTTCCAAGTGGGAGAGGAAGGTTGTCTCAGCGTGCCTGGATTTTTTGCGGACGTAAGAAGAAAAAACCGCGTTCGTGTATCTGCCCTCAATAGAAAAGGAAAGCGCTTCACGATTGATGCGGACGGAATGTTGTCAAGGGTACTTCAGCATGAAATTGACCATCTTGATGGTATATTGTTTTTTGACAGACTAAGACGACTTAAAAAGGATCTTCTTGTAAAACAGATCAACCAGCGGTTCGGCTCCATACAGGATTAA
- a CDS encoding integration host factor subunit beta encodes MKKSDIEKELSRRFDLNSVESRKVLDAIINAMTEMLRDGERIEIRHFGSFFTKDYEPYEGRNPRTGEKIDIGEKTLPLFRVSSWLAPKLTEKSSDE; translated from the coding sequence ATGAAAAAATCGGATATCGAAAAGGAGCTTTCGCGGAGATTCGACCTTAATTCCGTAGAATCCAGAAAGGTTCTGGACGCCATAATTAACGCCATGACTGAGATGCTTCGCGATGGGGAAAGAATAGAGATAAGACATTTCGGAAGCTTCTTTACAAAAGATTACGAGCCTTATGAAGGAAGAAATCCCAGAACAGGCGAAAAAATAGACATCGGCGAAAAAACCCTTCCACTGTTTAGGGTAAGTAGCTGGCTTGCCCCGAAGCTTACGGAAAAAAGCAGTGATGAATGA
- the metH gene encoding methionine synthase, whose translation MNTEYKDIKISAQLEALSKKKIVFLDGAMGTMIQRHDLEEEDFRGDLFSDHPVDLKGNNDLLSLTRPDVIYEIHREYFEAGCDIVETNTFSSTSIAQADYGLENWVRALNVESAKLAKKAASDFMKKNLGRACFVAGALGPTNKTASMSPDVNDPSYRAVSFEELVEAYREQTEALVEGGVDILLPETTFDTLNLKAAIYAIESFFDSRGGERIPVMISVTITDRSGRTLSGQTVEAFWNSVRHAKPFSVGINCALGAEDMRPYIEELSRIADCRISCYPNAGLPNPLSETGYDETPEITSTLLLDFAESGFVNIVGGCCGTTPEHIGMVVEKLRDVPPREIPVCEDATRLSGLEPLTITSDAEGPFIMVGERTNVTGSPKFARLVKEEDYEGAVSVALQQVENGANIIDVNFDEGLLDSEACMKRFLNLIASEPEVTKVPVMIDSSKWSVIEEGLKCIQGKCIVNSISLKEGEEVFCEQAKAAMRYGASVVVMAFDEKGQATSKEEKVEICKRAYRILTEKIGMDPCDIIFDPNILTVGTGIEEHNSYAVNFIEAVREIKKSCPEALTSGGVSNISFSFRGNNVVREAMHSAFLYHAVKAGLDMGIVNAGMLAVYDDIEPELLEKVEDVLLNRRPDATERLVEYAKHFEGVKSGSAERDTKQWRELGVEKRLEHSLVNGIADFIEDDTEEARVKYGAPLDVIEGPLMDGMKVVGDLFGDGKMFLPQVVKSARVMKRAVAHLQPFMEEEKKGSGGGKGKFVIATVKGDVHDIGKNIVSVVLGCNNYEVIDLGVMVPCEKILNVAKEHRADFIGLSGLITPSLDEMVYNAKEMEREGFSIPLLIGGATTSRAHTAIKIAPGYSGIVDHVADASLVVGACNEMLDPEKARLYMEKLEESNLEQKRRFEKARSQTEYASIEEAREKAFPTDWDNIAIECPGRLGVFVFDSISLEEVAGYIDWSPFFWAWELKGVFPKILEHPERGSQAKKLYQDGQTLLKRIILEKVFTPRAVVGIFRANSVGDDVEIYGEERQALATFHFLRQQEMRSKEGHYYCLSDYIVPSASRREDYMGGFVVTAGEGVEQFSEDFKRKGDDYNSIMTSVLGDRIAEALAEMIHKKVRDLWGYGKDEKLSSEDLINEKYRGIRPAPGYPSCPDHTEKKILWDLLEAEKHTGVSLTESFAMTPPSSVSGFYMVHPESRYFFLGKILKDQVLDYAERKRIALEEAEKWLRPNLGY comes from the coding sequence ATGAATACGGAATATAAGGACATAAAAATCTCCGCCCAGCTCGAGGCTCTTTCGAAAAAGAAGATAGTTTTCCTCGACGGCGCCATGGGCACGATGATCCAAAGGCACGACCTCGAAGAAGAGGACTTCAGGGGAGATCTGTTCTCTGATCATCCTGTGGACCTAAAGGGGAATAACGATCTGCTTTCCCTCACGAGACCCGACGTTATATATGAAATCCACAGAGAATACTTTGAGGCCGGCTGCGACATAGTTGAGACCAACACTTTTAGCTCCACCTCAATAGCTCAGGCCGATTACGGCCTTGAGAACTGGGTGAGAGCCCTTAATGTCGAGTCGGCGAAACTCGCAAAGAAGGCAGCTTCTGATTTTATGAAAAAAAACCTTGGGAGGGCTTGCTTTGTTGCCGGAGCGCTGGGTCCGACCAATAAGACAGCGTCAATGTCCCCTGACGTAAACGATCCGTCGTACAGGGCGGTTTCCTTTGAAGAACTGGTTGAGGCTTACCGCGAGCAGACAGAAGCTCTTGTCGAGGGAGGGGTGGATATACTTCTGCCTGAGACCACTTTTGACACCCTTAACTTAAAAGCGGCCATATACGCCATTGAGAGCTTTTTCGATTCGCGTGGAGGGGAAAGGATTCCGGTCATGATCTCCGTTACCATAACGGATCGATCCGGACGCACTCTTTCGGGACAGACTGTGGAGGCTTTCTGGAACTCCGTTCGCCACGCAAAACCTTTCAGCGTCGGTATAAACTGCGCGCTTGGGGCTGAGGACATGCGTCCTTACATAGAGGAGCTCTCTCGAATAGCCGACTGCCGCATAAGTTGCTACCCGAACGCCGGACTTCCCAACCCGTTGAGCGAGACGGGATACGACGAAACGCCGGAGATCACTTCTACTCTTCTTCTGGATTTCGCGGAAAGCGGTTTTGTCAACATAGTGGGCGGATGCTGCGGCACCACTCCGGAGCATATAGGAATGGTGGTTGAAAAACTAAGAGATGTTCCGCCGAGAGAAATCCCGGTTTGCGAAGACGCAACCAGGCTAAGCGGCCTTGAACCCCTTACCATAACCTCTGATGCCGAGGGACCTTTCATAATGGTTGGGGAGAGGACCAATGTTACGGGTTCTCCAAAGTTCGCAAGACTCGTAAAGGAAGAAGACTATGAAGGAGCTGTTTCGGTAGCGCTTCAACAGGTGGAGAACGGGGCGAACATAATAGACGTTAATTTCGATGAAGGGCTTCTTGACTCTGAAGCCTGCATGAAGCGTTTCCTCAACCTTATTGCTTCGGAACCCGAGGTAACCAAGGTTCCGGTGATGATAGACAGCTCCAAGTGGTCCGTTATTGAGGAGGGACTTAAATGTATTCAGGGCAAGTGCATTGTAAATTCCATAAGTCTTAAGGAAGGCGAGGAAGTATTCTGTGAACAGGCAAAAGCGGCAATGCGCTACGGCGCTTCAGTCGTGGTAATGGCTTTTGACGAAAAAGGCCAGGCGACATCAAAAGAGGAGAAGGTGGAAATCTGCAAAAGGGCCTACCGCATATTAACTGAGAAAATAGGCATGGACCCCTGCGACATAATCTTTGACCCGAACATACTTACTGTCGGAACCGGGATCGAAGAACACAATTCCTACGCCGTGAATTTCATCGAGGCCGTCAGGGAGATAAAGAAATCCTGTCCCGAAGCACTCACAAGCGGTGGAGTAAGCAACATATCCTTCTCCTTCAGGGGAAACAACGTAGTGCGTGAAGCCATGCACAGTGCGTTTCTTTACCACGCCGTAAAAGCCGGGCTTGACATGGGAATAGTAAACGCTGGAATGCTAGCCGTTTACGACGACATTGAACCTGAACTTCTCGAAAAAGTGGAAGACGTGCTTCTTAACCGTCGCCCCGACGCCACGGAGCGTCTTGTTGAATACGCAAAACATTTTGAAGGGGTAAAGTCCGGGAGTGCGGAGAGGGATACCAAGCAATGGAGAGAGCTCGGGGTTGAAAAACGTCTTGAGCACTCCCTTGTAAACGGCATAGCGGACTTCATCGAGGATGACACGGAAGAAGCAAGGGTTAAGTACGGGGCCCCGCTTGATGTTATCGAGGGGCCTCTTATGGATGGCATGAAAGTGGTCGGAGATCTTTTCGGCGACGGCAAAATGTTCCTTCCCCAAGTGGTGAAAAGCGCCAGAGTCATGAAAAGAGCCGTTGCGCACCTTCAGCCTTTTATGGAAGAGGAAAAAAAAGGAAGCGGGGGAGGCAAGGGGAAATTCGTTATAGCGACGGTAAAGGGAGACGTCCACGATATAGGAAAAAACATAGTGTCTGTGGTTCTTGGCTGTAACAACTACGAAGTGATAGACCTCGGGGTAATGGTTCCCTGCGAGAAAATACTCAACGTTGCAAAAGAGCATCGCGCGGATTTCATAGGATTAAGCGGACTGATTACACCTTCTCTTGACGAAATGGTGTATAACGCGAAAGAGATGGAACGGGAAGGGTTTTCCATACCCCTTCTTATTGGCGGGGCGACCACAAGCAGGGCTCATACTGCGATAAAAATAGCTCCGGGATACAGCGGCATAGTTGATCACGTAGCTGATGCTTCGCTCGTGGTAGGTGCCTGCAACGAGATGCTGGACCCGGAAAAAGCACGGCTTTACATGGAGAAACTGGAAGAAAGCAACTTGGAGCAGAAGCGGCGCTTTGAAAAAGCCCGCAGCCAGACGGAATATGCTTCCATAGAAGAAGCCAGGGAAAAGGCGTTCCCGACCGACTGGGATAATATTGCGATAGAGTGCCCCGGGCGGCTTGGAGTCTTTGTCTTTGACAGCATCTCTCTTGAAGAAGTCGCCGGCTACATCGACTGGTCTCCTTTTTTCTGGGCGTGGGAACTTAAAGGGGTCTTCCCGAAAATACTTGAGCACCCCGAAAGAGGGAGTCAGGCGAAAAAACTATACCAGGACGGTCAGACGCTCCTTAAGCGGATAATCCTGGAGAAAGTTTTCACTCCCCGCGCTGTTGTCGGAATCTTCCGCGCAAACAGTGTCGGAGACGATGTTGAAATCTATGGGGAAGAAAGACAGGCTCTGGCAACGTTTCATTTTCTAAGGCAGCAGGAGATGCGTTCTAAAGAGGGTCACTATTACTGTCTTTCAGATTATATAGTGCCGAGTGCCTCGCGCAGAGAAGATTACATGGGGGGATTTGTGGTGACTGCAGGAGAGGGGGTTGAGCAATTCTCCGAGGATTTCAAGCGAAAAGGGGATGATTACAATTCGATTATGACAAGCGTGCTGGGGGACAGGATAGCCGAAGCTCTTGCCGAAATGATTCATAAAAAAGTAAGAGATCTCTGGGGCTACGGAAAAGATGAAAAGCTCAGTTCCGAAGACCTGATAAATGAAAAATACAGAGGCATAAGGCCTGCTCCCGGCTACCCTTCATGTCCGGACCACACAGAAAAAAAGATTCTCTGGGATCTTCTCGAGGCGGAGAAACACACAGGTGTATCGCTTACTGAGAGCTTCGCCATGACTCCGCCAAGTTCGGTTTCAGGGTTCTACATGGTCCATCCCGAATCGAGATATTTCTTTCTTGGCAAAATACTCAAAGATCAGGTTCTGGATTACGCGGAAAGAAAGAGAATCGCTCTTGAAGAAGCGGAGAAATGGCTCCGGCCGAATCTCGGGTACTGA
- a CDS encoding MBL fold metallo-hydrolase, translating to MNVISEDGFSIHGFKVGESDSNYNYLVACEETGQCVVIDPLDPITLLEIIRKRDYKVRYVLNTHAHPDHIHGNNPIIKVFLSSKILIHPTALDYVAPRSEGIEEGDEIDFGKQRLQVIHTPGHCPEHVSFVIGNNIFLGDTVFVSGCGNVKFRGKVEDLYETFAFKLSGLPDSLKMFCGHDYADTNLRFALELAPENKAAKKKLKEIPEDKFPRSTLGEERTYNPFMRTSDPHVLDSLRKKDPSLENDPMAVFIKLRELRNIW from the coding sequence ATGAACGTAATTAGCGAGGACGGATTCTCAATACATGGCTTCAAAGTCGGCGAGAGCGACAGCAACTACAATTATCTGGTGGCGTGCGAGGAAACCGGGCAATGCGTGGTAATAGACCCTCTTGATCCGATCACTCTTCTTGAAATCATAAGAAAGAGAGATTACAAGGTTAGATACGTCCTGAATACCCATGCCCATCCAGACCATATTCACGGAAACAACCCCATAATAAAAGTCTTTCTCTCCTCGAAAATACTTATTCATCCAACGGCCCTTGACTATGTCGCTCCAAGAAGCGAAGGCATAGAGGAAGGAGACGAGATAGACTTCGGAAAGCAGCGACTCCAGGTGATTCATACCCCAGGACACTGCCCAGAACATGTCTCCTTTGTAATCGGGAACAATATTTTTCTGGGCGATACGGTATTTGTTTCAGGGTGTGGAAACGTAAAGTTCAGGGGGAAAGTCGAAGACCTATATGAAACCTTTGCCTTTAAGCTCTCCGGTCTTCCCGACAGCCTCAAGATGTTCTGCGGTCATGACTACGCAGATACTAACCTCAGATTCGCTCTTGAACTTGCACCGGAGAATAAAGCCGCGAAGAAAAAGCTCAAGGAAATCCCCGAGGACAAGTTTCCCCGTTCAACTCTGGGGGAGGAGAGAACTTATAATCCTTTTATGAGAACGAGTGATCCGCATGTTCTGGACTCGCTCAGGAAAAAGGACCCGTCCTTGGAAAATGACCCGATGGCGGTTTTTATAAAGTTAAGAGAACTCAGAAACATATGGTAG
- the thrC gene encoding threonine synthase yields the protein MGFVESLKCKECSDLYPKEPKYVCETCFGPLEAVYNYDEIKKHISREKIASRPQNIWRYKELLPIDSEPTLGTQVGYTPLVRAKNLAKELGVSEIYVKNDAVCYPTLSFKDRVVSVALSKAKEFGFDTTGCASTGNLANSVSAISASGNLKSIILIPYDLEQSKILNTIVYGANLIGVKGGYDEVNKLCSEIASKYNWAFVNINMRPYYSEGSKSYAFEVMEQLGWKAPKHIVVPMASGSLLTKVWKAIKEFELLGIVEPQGSKIYGAQATGCSPISTAFKNDWEMFKPVKPDTIAKSLAIGTPADGYYAMNIIRESGGVAEDVSDDEIVDAIKLLARTEGIYTETAGGVTLGVTKKLIEQEKIPRNEPIVVSITGNGLKTQDAVEGTLGKPAVIGPSLEDFEELYNSKKS from the coding sequence ATGGGTTTCGTAGAATCTCTTAAATGCAAGGAATGCAGTGATCTTTATCCCAAGGAACCGAAGTATGTTTGTGAAACGTGTTTCGGTCCTCTGGAAGCCGTATACAACTACGACGAGATAAAAAAGCATATTTCAAGAGAAAAAATAGCTTCCCGTCCGCAGAACATATGGAGATACAAGGAGCTTCTTCCGATTGACTCAGAACCCACCCTCGGAACCCAGGTGGGATACACTCCGCTTGTGCGGGCAAAAAACCTTGCAAAAGAACTCGGGGTTTCGGAGATCTACGTCAAAAATGACGCGGTCTGCTACCCCACCCTCTCTTTTAAGGACAGGGTTGTATCCGTAGCCCTCTCGAAAGCAAAAGAGTTCGGATTCGATACGACCGGCTGCGCATCCACGGGAAACCTGGCAAACTCCGTATCAGCGATTTCCGCTTCCGGGAATCTGAAAAGCATCATACTTATTCCCTATGACCTTGAACAGTCGAAAATACTCAACACCATAGTCTATGGAGCGAATCTCATAGGTGTAAAAGGCGGTTACGACGAGGTGAACAAGCTCTGCAGCGAAATTGCCAGCAAATATAACTGGGCCTTCGTGAACATAAACATGAGACCTTACTACTCCGAAGGTTCCAAGTCATACGCGTTTGAGGTGATGGAACAACTCGGATGGAAAGCCCCAAAGCACATAGTGGTCCCTATGGCAAGCGGTTCTCTCCTCACCAAGGTATGGAAAGCCATAAAGGAGTTTGAGTTGCTTGGGATCGTCGAGCCTCAAGGTTCAAAAATATATGGTGCTCAAGCAACGGGATGTTCACCCATATCGACCGCATTTAAAAACGACTGGGAGATGTTCAAGCCCGTAAAACCGGATACCATAGCGAAATCCCTTGCTATTGGTACTCCGGCCGACGGTTACTACGCGATGAACATAATAAGGGAAAGCGGCGGAGTGGCTGAGGACGTAAGCGACGACGAAATAGTGGACGCGATAAAACTTCTTGCAAGAACCGAAGGCATTTACACCGAAACCGCCGGTGGAGTAACGCTGGGAGTAACGAAAAAACTCATAGAGCAAGAGAAAATCCCCCGCAACGAGCCCATAGTGGTATCGATAACGGGAAACGGTCTTAAGACCCAGGATGCCGTCGAGGGAACTCTTGGAAAACCCGCGGTGATAGGACCTTCCCTCGAGGACTTCGAAGAGCTATACAACAGTAAAAAATCCTAG
- a CDS encoding MoaD/ThiS family protein encodes MVSVRIPTPLRKLSEDRDELEIEASTVSALIEELESECPGIKNRLCDESGNVRRFINLYVNDEDIRFLDGVETKLNDGDVVSIIPAIAGG; translated from the coding sequence ATGGTATCGGTAAGAATTCCAACCCCTCTTAGAAAGCTCTCAGAAGACAGGGACGAGCTTGAAATAGAAGCATCCACGGTATCCGCACTCATAGAGGAACTTGAGAGCGAATGTCCGGGAATAAAGAACAGGCTCTGCGATGAGAGCGGAAACGTGAGGAGATTCATAAATCTCTACGTTAATGATGAAGATATAAGGTTTCTTGACGGAGTGGAAACAAAGCTTAACGACGGAGATGTCGTATCAATCATTCCGGCAATAGCCGGAGGGTAA